A window of Blautia argi genomic DNA:
AGTCCATTATTACGAAGGATATTCCATGACCGATGTGGTGCTTCCAGTAAGGCTGATGAAACTTTTGGGTGCTGAAATCCTGTTTCTTACAAATGCAGCAGGGGGTGTAAACTTCCAATTTCAGGCAGGGGATTTCATGGTAATTACAGACCAGATTGCTTCCTTTGTTCCCTCCCCCTTAATCGGCCCCAACGTATCCCAGCTTGGAGAACGATTCAGCGACATGAGTGAAATTTATGATAAAGATTTACAGGACTTGCTTTTTCATACAGCAAAGGAACTGGACATTCCACTGCAAAAGGGCGTTTATATCCAGCTTACAGGACCAAACTATGAATCCCCTGCAGAGGTGCGTATGTGCCGAAGCCTTGGGGCAGATGCTGTGGGAATGAGTACTGCCTGTGAAGCTATTGCGGCCAACCACTGCGGCATGAAAATCTGCGGTATTTCCTGTATTACCAACCTTGCCTGCGGCATGAGTGAGAATCCTCTAAACCACAAAGAGGTACAGGAAATCGCAGATAAAAAAGCGCCGGATTTCAAGCGTCTTTTAACGGCTGCCATATCCCGTATGTAAAAAAGAAAAACAGATAAGGAGAACATCATGAGGGAAAAAATCCTGCTCATAGACGGACACAGTATTTTGAACAGAGCCTTTTACGGACTGCCGGATTTAACAAATGCAGAGGGGCTTCACACCAACGCCATTTATGGATTTTTAAACATTCTTTTTAAAATGGTAGAGGAGGAAAAGCCGGATTATCTGACCGTTGCCTTTGATCTTGCTGCCCCTACCTTCCGGCACAAAATGTACGATGCCTATAAAGGCACCAGAAAACCTATGCCTCACGAACTGCGGCAGCAGGTACCGGTGATGAAGGACGTGCTGACTGCCATGGGAATCCCCCTTCTTTCCAAGGAGGGATACGAGGCAGACGACCTTTTAGGAACCATCGCCAAACGCAGCGAGGCAAAAGGTATGGACGTTACCGTGCTTTCCGGCGACCGGGATCTGCTTCAGCTCGCCACAGATCATATCTGCATCCGGATTCCCAAAACAAAGGGCGGAAAAACCACCATTGAAGATTATTTTGCAAAGGACGTAGAGGAAGCATACCAACTGACACCTCTGCAGATTATTGAATTAAAGGCATTAATGGGAGATACCGCGGACAACATTCCCGGACTTCCAGGCGTTGGGGAAAAGACCGCCACAAAACTGCTTCTGGAATACGGAAGCGTAGAAAACGCCCATGCTCATGTGGAGGATATTAAGCCAAACAAAGCCAAAAATGCGTTTCTGGAACACTATGATCTGGCAATACTCAGCAAGGAACTGGCAACCATCTGCATTGACAGTCCCATAGAATATGACTGGGAGGCAGCCAGAATCCATGACTTGTATACCCCGGATGCCTATGAATTTTTCAAGGAACTGGAATTTAAGAACTTTTTATCCAGATTTGAGGAAACCGGAAACATCAGCAAGGCGGAAGAATACTTTAAACTTCTTACAGATTTTACAAAGACAGAGGAAATCTTTACTCTGGCAAAAGAAAAGGAAGAAGTGGGACTGGAACTTCTGGAAGAAAAGAATCAGCTTCTGGGACTGGGACTTGCTTACAGGGAAGGGAACAATATAGAAGTTCACGCCATACTTCCCCAGGGCTTTCTCACAGAAGACTATCTTCTTGACAAGGCAAAAATGCTCTGCGAACAGGGCAAGGCTGTAGCTTCCTTAAATATAAAAGCCATGTTGCGCCATCTGGATATCACCCACCACACCGCTATGTTTGACGCTCAGATTGCCGCCTATCTTTTGAATCCCTTGAAATCTGAGTACACCTATGACGACATCGCCAGAGAATATCTGGGTGAAATGCTGCCTGCAAAAGAAGACCTTCTCGGAAAGCTTTCGTATGCAAAAGCTGCCCTTG
This region includes:
- a CDS encoding purine-nucleoside phosphorylase encodes the protein MMNPVYEKLQSCLASVREKTDFIPRVALILGSGLGDYAEEIEIREIIPYEEIQGFPVSTVPGHKGRFILGYINKVPVIIMQGRVHYYEGYSMTDVVLPVRLMKLLGAEILFLTNAAGGVNFQFQAGDFMVITDQIASFVPSPLIGPNVSQLGERFSDMSEIYDKDLQDLLFHTAKELDIPLQKGVYIQLTGPNYESPAEVRMCRSLGADAVGMSTACEAIAANHCGMKICGISCITNLACGMSENPLNHKEVQEIADKKAPDFKRLLTAAISRM
- the polA gene encoding DNA polymerase I, whose translation is MREKILLIDGHSILNRAFYGLPDLTNAEGLHTNAIYGFLNILFKMVEEEKPDYLTVAFDLAAPTFRHKMYDAYKGTRKPMPHELRQQVPVMKDVLTAMGIPLLSKEGYEADDLLGTIAKRSEAKGMDVTVLSGDRDLLQLATDHICIRIPKTKGGKTTIEDYFAKDVEEAYQLTPLQIIELKALMGDTADNIPGLPGVGEKTATKLLLEYGSVENAHAHVEDIKPNKAKNAFLEHYDLAILSKELATICIDSPIEYDWEAARIHDLYTPDAYEFFKELEFKNFLSRFEETGNISKAEEYFKLLTDFTKTEEIFTLAKEKEEVGLELLEEKNQLLGLGLAYREGNNIEVHAILPQGFLTEDYLLDKAKMLCEQGKAVASLNIKAMLRHLDITHHTAMFDAQIAAYLLNPLKSEYTYDDIAREYLGEMLPAKEDLLGKLSYAKAALEKEEELAKSICYMAYTALKARQPLLDALEAVDMKKLYTDMEMPLLFTLSDMEKEGIRVNAEELKEYGEMLQVRITELEKNIWQQAGEEFNINSPKQLGVILFEKLQMPGGKKTKTGYSTAADVLEKLSGDYTLVADILEYRQLTKLKSTYADGLAGYIDKGGRIHSTFNQTITATGRISSTEPNLQNIPVRTKLGRLLRKVFIPKEGYVFLDADYSQIELRVLAHMSGDEKLIQAYREAQDIHRITASQVFHIPFEEVTELQRRNAKAVNFGIVYGISSFGLSQDLSITRKEAEQYIKNYFETYPKIKGFLDGLVQHAKENGYVSTMFGRRRPVPELKSSNFMQRSFGERVAMNSPIQGTAADIIKLAMIQVSHRLKEENLKSRLILQIHDELLIETAEDEIEQVSAILEQEMKGAADLSVSLEIDMHTGKSWYEAK